A region from the Lolium perenne isolate Kyuss_39 chromosome 4, Kyuss_2.0, whole genome shotgun sequence genome encodes:
- the LOC127296668 gene encoding phytochrome A type 4 isoform X2 — MSSSTSTSSSSSRNRQSSQARVLAQTTLDAELNDEYKESGGSFDYSKLVEAQRTAPPLQQGRLEKVIAYLQHIQTGKILQPFGCLLDLDEKSFNVIAFSENAPEMLTTVSHEVTSVDNPPRLGIGTNVESLFTDQGATALHKALGFADVSLLNPILVQCKTSGKPFYAIVRRSTGCLVVDFEPVEPTEFPATAAGALHSYKLAAKAISKIQSLPGGSMEVLCSTVVKELFDLTGYDRVMAYKFHEDDHGEVFAEITKPGLETYLGLHYPATDIPQASRFLFMKNKVRMICDCRARSIKVIEDEARPFDISLCGSALRAPHSCHLQYMENMNMIASLVMAVVVNDDEEEDEVESEQPAQHQQKKKLWGLLVCHHESPRYVPFPLRYACEFIAQVFSVHVSKEFELEKQLHEKSILRMQTVLSDMLFREASPLTIVSGTPNVMDLVKCDGAALLNGGKVWRLCNAPTESQIHDIALWLSEVHRDSTGLSTDSLHDAGYPGASALGDMICGMAVAKINSKDIVFWFRSHTAAEIRWAGAKNDSSDMDDSRKMHPRLSFKAFLEVVKMKSLSWTDYEIDAIHSLQLILRDKLNDAIKPTYEASLDKQIGDLKLDGLAEMQAVTSEMIRLIETATVPIFAVDVNGLVNGWNQKAAELTGLRIDDAIGRDILSLVEKSSELVVQRMLYLALQGKEEKEVQFEVKTHGPMVDDVPVILIVNACATRDLHGHVIGVCFVAQDMTVHKLAMDKFTRVERDYMAIIHNPNPLIPPIFGADEFGWCSEWNAAMTKLTGWHRDEMLDKMLLGEVFNSSNASCRLKNKNAFVGLCVLVNSALAGEGSEKAPFGFFDRSGKYIECLLSVNRKENEDGLITGVFCFIHVASQELQHTLQVQKASEQKSLKRLKAFSYMRHAISNPLSGMLYSRKALKNTGLNEEQMKQIHVADNCHNQLNKILMDLDQDNITEKCSCLDLEMAEFVLQDVVMAAVSQVLLACKGKGITVSCNMPEIFLKQLVYGDGVRLQQILSDVLFVAVKFSPVGGSVGISSKLTKKSIKGNLHLIDLEIRIKYQGLGVPAELMSQMFEEDSKEKSEEGLALLVSRNLLSLMNGDVRHLREADVSTFILTFELGMGQ; from the exons ATGTCTTCCTCAACGTCTACTTCTAGTTCTTCTAGCCGGAACCGCCAGAGCTCCCAGGCAAGGGTATTAGCACAGACAACCCTTGATGCTGAACTCAATGATGAATATAAAGAATCTGGTGGCTCCTTTGACTACTCCAAGCTGGTTGAAGCCCAGCGGACTGCTCCACCTTTGCAGCAGGGGCGGTTGGAGAAGGTCATAGCCTACTTGCAGCACATTCAGACAGGAAAGATACTCCAACCATTTGGTTGCTTGTTGGACCTTGATGAGAAGAGCTTCAATGTCATCGCGTTCAGTGAGAATGCGCCGGAAATGCTTACAACAGTTAGCCATGAAGTAACCAGTGTTGACAACCCCCCAAGGCTAGGCATTGGCACAAATGTAGAGTCTCTTTTCACTGACCAAGGTGCCACGGCGCTGCATAAGGCACTGGGTTTTGCTGATGTTTCTTTGCTGAATCCTATCCTGGTTCAGTGCAAGACCTCAGGCAAGCCTTTCTATGCCATTGTTCGTCGATCAACTGGTTGTTTGGTGGTAGACTTTGAGCCTGTAGAGCCTACAGAATTTCCTGCCACTGCTGCTGGGGCTTTGCACTCTTACAAGCTTGCTGCCAAGGCAATCTCTAAGATCCAGTCACTTCCAGGTGGAAGCATGGAAGTGCTATGCAGTACTGTGGTTAAAGAACTCTTTGACCTTACAGGGTATGATAGGGTTATGGCTTACAAGTTTCATGAGGATGACCATGGCGAGGTCTTTGCCGAGATCACAAAGCCTGGTCTTGAGACTTATCTAGGTCTGCACTATCCAGCCACTGATATCCCCCAAGCATCCAGGTTTCTTTTCATGAAGAACAAGGTACGGATGATCTGTGATTGCCGTGCGAGATCCATAAAGGTCATCGAAGACGAGGCACGTCCCTTTGATATTAGCTTGTGTGGTTCAGCACTCAGGGCACCACACAGTTGTCACCTTCAGTACATGGAGAACATGAACATGATTGCATCCCTTGTCATGGCTGTCGTGGTTAATGACGATGAAGAGGAGGATGAAGTCGAGTCTGAACAACCAGCACAACACCAGCAGAAGAAGAAACTATGGGGCCTCCTTGTTTGCCATCATGAGAGCCCCAGATATGTCCCTTTTCCGCTGCGTTATGCTTGTGAGTTCATAGCACAGGTGTTTTCTGTCCATGTAAGCAAGGAGTTTGAATTGGAGAAACAGCTGCATGAGAAGAGCATACTGAGGATGCAAACCGTTCTTTCTGACATGCTGTTCAGAGAAGCCTCTCCCCTGACTATTGTATCAGGGACACCCAATGTCATGGACCTAGTCAAATGTGATGGTGCTGCTCTTTTGAATGGAGGCAAAGTATGGCGCCTGTGTAATGCTCCGACCGAGTCTCAGATACATGATATTGCCTTATGGCTGTCAGAAGTTCATAGGGATTCCACTGGCCTGAGTACTGATAGCCTCCATGATGCTGGCTATCCAGGAGCTTCTGCTCTTGGTGATATGATTTGTGGAATGGCAGTGGCCAAGATTAACTCCAAGGATATTGTTTTTTGGTTCAGGTCACATACAGCTGCTGAAATCAGATGGGCAGGTGCAAAGAATGATTCCTCGGACATGGATGACAGCAGAAAGATGCACCCAAGACTGTCTTTCAAAGCATTCCTTGAAGTTGTCAAGATGAAGAGCTTGTCTTGGACTGACTATGAGATAGATGCTATTCATTCGTTGCAACTTATACTTCGAGATAAGCTGAATGATGCCATCAAGCCAACCTACGAAGCTAGTTTAGATAAACAGATTGGTGATCTTAAACTTGATGGGCTTGCAGAAATGCAGGCGGTGACCAGTGAAATGATTCGTCTAATTGAAACAGCAACTGTTCCAATATTCGCAGTAGATGTCAATGGATTGGTCAACGGGTGGAATCAGAAAGCAGCGGAATTGACTGGGCTAAGAATTGATGATGCTATCGGAAGAGACATACTTTCCCTTGTGGAGAAATCTTCTGAACTAGTTGTCCAGAGGATGCTATATCTGGCTTTGCAGG GTAAAGAAGAGAAAGAAGTTCAATTTGAGGTAAAGACTCATGGCCCCATGGTGGATGATGTCCCTGTTATCTTGATTGTGAATGCTTGTGCAACCCGGGACCTTCATGGTCATGTTATTGGGGTGTGCTTTGTAGCCCAAGATATGACTGTCCATAAGTTGGCGATGGACAAGTTTACTCGGGTTGAGAGAGACTACATGGCGATCATTCACAACCCAAACCCACTGATTCCTCCTATATTTGGTGCTGATGAATTTGGATGGTGCTCTGAGTGGAATGCTGCAATGACCAAGCTAACTGGGTGGCACAGAGATGAAATGCTTGATAAGATGCTTCTTGGTGAAGTGTTCAACAGTAGCAATGCCTCCTGCCGTTTGAAGAACAAAAATGCATTTGTAGGTCTTTGCGTTCTTGTCAATAGTGCACTAGCCGGCGAAGGATCAGAAAAGGCTCCATTTGGCTTTTTCGACCGAAGTGGGAAGTACATTGAGTGTCTTCTATCAGTGAACAGAAAAGAAAATGAGGATGGTCTCATCACTGGAGTATTCTGTTTTATTCATGTCGCTAGTCAGGAGCTGCAACATACACTACAGGTGCAGAAAGCTTCGGAGCAGAAGTCACTAAAAAGGCTGAAGGCTTTCTCCTACATGAGGCATGCAATCTCGAACCCTCTCTCAGGCATGCTTTACTCAAGGAAAGCACTGAAGAACACAGGTTTAAATGAAGAACAGATGAAGCAGATCCATGTCGCAGATAATTGTCACAACCAGCTAAACAAGATACTCATGGACTTGGATCAAGATAACATCACCGAAAA ATGTAGCTGCTTGGATTTGGAGATGGCTGAATTTGTGTTGCAAGATGTGGTGATGGCTGCTGTAAGTCAAGTACTGCTAGCCTGCAAGGGAAAAGGGATCACAGTCTCTTGCAACATGCCAGAGATATTTCTGAAGCAATTAGTCTACGGAGATGGTGTTCGACTCCAGCAGATTCTCTCTGATGTCCTATTTGTTGCAGTGAAGTTCTCCCCCGTTGGAGGTTCTGTTGGGATTTCTTCCAAGCTGACAAAGAAAAGCATCAAAGGAAATCTTCATCTTATTGACCTTGAAATCAG GATCAAGTACCAGGGATTAGGAGTCCCAGCAGAGCTAATGTCCCAAATGTTTGAGGAGGACAGCAAGGAGAAGTCAGAGGAGGGCCTGGCCCTCCTAGTATCTAGAAACCTGTTGAGTCTCATGAATGGCGATGTACGCCATCTAAGGGAAGCTGACGTGTCAACCTTCATCCTCACCTTCGAACTTGGAATGGGACAATGA
- the LOC127296669 gene encoding uncharacterized protein, whose translation MPYESSLRKARWGTKSSRRRPQEGSDVDRRRRPALPRPRLSPEKLCPGSGGGRRLHEGPQEDSDIRSCRAISFRSEQPNLRTPTLPNGDEGDPQRRRPANHWHKHLPRGDDATPRRTTNLTAGRSRRRRDATGSNRPTTTRRGRSRGEGPPPRPPSPASSCEPPPTPPHLGGAGASPATALLRTTGGADGVAEPGRRRPRPGRAGPQEPIRARARRQAPPRPAAPRRSPTSTRPRTTTAARSPAGAQPPAHRAHRTSPRPGELPLAGGRGRGRECPAATFPGGARGFAGPPPAAAKQGRRVEGLEAAAARVPPLSPEEGDAGG comes from the coding sequence ATGCCGTACGAGTCCAGCCTCAGGAAAGCACGTTGGGGAACAAAGTCTTCAAgacgacgcccccaagagggaAGCGACGTGGATCGACGCCGTCGTCCGGCCCTGCCACGGCCTAGGCTTTCACCCGAAAAACTATGCCCCGGGAGCGGAGGAGGTCGAAGGCTCCATGAAGGCCCCCAAGAGGATAGCGACATCCGCAGCTGCCGCGCCATCAGCTTTCGCTCGGAGCAGCCGAACCTCCGCACTCCCACGTTGCCGAACGGAGATGAGGGAGACCCACAACGCCGTCGGCCTGCGAACCACTGGCACAAGCACCTCCCACGCGGCGACGACGCCACACCACGTAGGACCACCAACCTCACCGCCGGCAGGAGCCGACGCCGCCGCGACGCAACCGGCAGCAACCGGCCGACCACCACCCGCAGAGGAAGAAGCAGGGGAGAGGGGCCGCCACCCCGCCCACCCTCGCCAGCCAGCAGCTGtgagccgccgccgacgccgccacATCTGGGAGGAGCCGGAGCTTCGCCCGCCACCGCGCTGCTTCGGACCACCGGGGGTGCGGATGGGGTCGCCGAgccaggccgccgccgcccgcggccAGGCCGAGCGGGCCCGCAGGAGCCCATCCGGGCCCGAGCGCGCCGCCAAGCCCCGCCGCGCCCCGCAGCACCCCGCCGCTCCCCGACCTCGACCCGGCCGCGCACCACCACGGCCGCCCGCAGCCCCGCcggcgcccagccgccggccCACCGCGCCCACCGCACATCGCCGCGCCCGGGCGAGCTCCCTCTCGCCGGGGGACGCGGGAGGGGGAGAGAATgccccgccgccaccttccccGGGGGCGCACGCGGCTTTGCCGGcccccctccggcggcggcgaagcAAGGGAGAAGGGTGGAGGGGCtagaggcggcggcggcaaggGTTCCCCCCTTGTCGCCAGAGGAGGGCGACGCGGGGGGATAA
- the LOC127296668 gene encoding phytochrome A type 4 isoform X1, with the protein MHKRRDTQHIRDTTAEWFKYLKQEMSSSTSTSSSSSRNRQSSQARVLAQTTLDAELNDEYKESGGSFDYSKLVEAQRTAPPLQQGRLEKVIAYLQHIQTGKILQPFGCLLDLDEKSFNVIAFSENAPEMLTTVSHEVTSVDNPPRLGIGTNVESLFTDQGATALHKALGFADVSLLNPILVQCKTSGKPFYAIVRRSTGCLVVDFEPVEPTEFPATAAGALHSYKLAAKAISKIQSLPGGSMEVLCSTVVKELFDLTGYDRVMAYKFHEDDHGEVFAEITKPGLETYLGLHYPATDIPQASRFLFMKNKVRMICDCRARSIKVIEDEARPFDISLCGSALRAPHSCHLQYMENMNMIASLVMAVVVNDDEEEDEVESEQPAQHQQKKKLWGLLVCHHESPRYVPFPLRYACEFIAQVFSVHVSKEFELEKQLHEKSILRMQTVLSDMLFREASPLTIVSGTPNVMDLVKCDGAALLNGGKVWRLCNAPTESQIHDIALWLSEVHRDSTGLSTDSLHDAGYPGASALGDMICGMAVAKINSKDIVFWFRSHTAAEIRWAGAKNDSSDMDDSRKMHPRLSFKAFLEVVKMKSLSWTDYEIDAIHSLQLILRDKLNDAIKPTYEASLDKQIGDLKLDGLAEMQAVTSEMIRLIETATVPIFAVDVNGLVNGWNQKAAELTGLRIDDAIGRDILSLVEKSSELVVQRMLYLALQGKEEKEVQFEVKTHGPMVDDVPVILIVNACATRDLHGHVIGVCFVAQDMTVHKLAMDKFTRVERDYMAIIHNPNPLIPPIFGADEFGWCSEWNAAMTKLTGWHRDEMLDKMLLGEVFNSSNASCRLKNKNAFVGLCVLVNSALAGEGSEKAPFGFFDRSGKYIECLLSVNRKENEDGLITGVFCFIHVASQELQHTLQVQKASEQKSLKRLKAFSYMRHAISNPLSGMLYSRKALKNTGLNEEQMKQIHVADNCHNQLNKILMDLDQDNITEKCSCLDLEMAEFVLQDVVMAAVSQVLLACKGKGITVSCNMPEIFLKQLVYGDGVRLQQILSDVLFVAVKFSPVGGSVGISSKLTKKSIKGNLHLIDLEIRIKYQGLGVPAELMSQMFEEDSKEKSEEGLALLVSRNLLSLMNGDVRHLREADVSTFILTFELGMGQ; encoded by the exons ATGCACAAAAGGCGTGACACACAGCATATACGAGACACAACTGCCGAGTGGTTCAAGTACTTGAAGCAGGAAATGTCTTCCTCAACGTCTACTTCTAGTTCTTCTAGCCGGAACCGCCAGAGCTCCCAGGCAAGGGTATTAGCACAGACAACCCTTGATGCTGAACTCAATGATGAATATAAAGAATCTGGTGGCTCCTTTGACTACTCCAAGCTGGTTGAAGCCCAGCGGACTGCTCCACCTTTGCAGCAGGGGCGGTTGGAGAAGGTCATAGCCTACTTGCAGCACATTCAGACAGGAAAGATACTCCAACCATTTGGTTGCTTGTTGGACCTTGATGAGAAGAGCTTCAATGTCATCGCGTTCAGTGAGAATGCGCCGGAAATGCTTACAACAGTTAGCCATGAAGTAACCAGTGTTGACAACCCCCCAAGGCTAGGCATTGGCACAAATGTAGAGTCTCTTTTCACTGACCAAGGTGCCACGGCGCTGCATAAGGCACTGGGTTTTGCTGATGTTTCTTTGCTGAATCCTATCCTGGTTCAGTGCAAGACCTCAGGCAAGCCTTTCTATGCCATTGTTCGTCGATCAACTGGTTGTTTGGTGGTAGACTTTGAGCCTGTAGAGCCTACAGAATTTCCTGCCACTGCTGCTGGGGCTTTGCACTCTTACAAGCTTGCTGCCAAGGCAATCTCTAAGATCCAGTCACTTCCAGGTGGAAGCATGGAAGTGCTATGCAGTACTGTGGTTAAAGAACTCTTTGACCTTACAGGGTATGATAGGGTTATGGCTTACAAGTTTCATGAGGATGACCATGGCGAGGTCTTTGCCGAGATCACAAAGCCTGGTCTTGAGACTTATCTAGGTCTGCACTATCCAGCCACTGATATCCCCCAAGCATCCAGGTTTCTTTTCATGAAGAACAAGGTACGGATGATCTGTGATTGCCGTGCGAGATCCATAAAGGTCATCGAAGACGAGGCACGTCCCTTTGATATTAGCTTGTGTGGTTCAGCACTCAGGGCACCACACAGTTGTCACCTTCAGTACATGGAGAACATGAACATGATTGCATCCCTTGTCATGGCTGTCGTGGTTAATGACGATGAAGAGGAGGATGAAGTCGAGTCTGAACAACCAGCACAACACCAGCAGAAGAAGAAACTATGGGGCCTCCTTGTTTGCCATCATGAGAGCCCCAGATATGTCCCTTTTCCGCTGCGTTATGCTTGTGAGTTCATAGCACAGGTGTTTTCTGTCCATGTAAGCAAGGAGTTTGAATTGGAGAAACAGCTGCATGAGAAGAGCATACTGAGGATGCAAACCGTTCTTTCTGACATGCTGTTCAGAGAAGCCTCTCCCCTGACTATTGTATCAGGGACACCCAATGTCATGGACCTAGTCAAATGTGATGGTGCTGCTCTTTTGAATGGAGGCAAAGTATGGCGCCTGTGTAATGCTCCGACCGAGTCTCAGATACATGATATTGCCTTATGGCTGTCAGAAGTTCATAGGGATTCCACTGGCCTGAGTACTGATAGCCTCCATGATGCTGGCTATCCAGGAGCTTCTGCTCTTGGTGATATGATTTGTGGAATGGCAGTGGCCAAGATTAACTCCAAGGATATTGTTTTTTGGTTCAGGTCACATACAGCTGCTGAAATCAGATGGGCAGGTGCAAAGAATGATTCCTCGGACATGGATGACAGCAGAAAGATGCACCCAAGACTGTCTTTCAAAGCATTCCTTGAAGTTGTCAAGATGAAGAGCTTGTCTTGGACTGACTATGAGATAGATGCTATTCATTCGTTGCAACTTATACTTCGAGATAAGCTGAATGATGCCATCAAGCCAACCTACGAAGCTAGTTTAGATAAACAGATTGGTGATCTTAAACTTGATGGGCTTGCAGAAATGCAGGCGGTGACCAGTGAAATGATTCGTCTAATTGAAACAGCAACTGTTCCAATATTCGCAGTAGATGTCAATGGATTGGTCAACGGGTGGAATCAGAAAGCAGCGGAATTGACTGGGCTAAGAATTGATGATGCTATCGGAAGAGACATACTTTCCCTTGTGGAGAAATCTTCTGAACTAGTTGTCCAGAGGATGCTATATCTGGCTTTGCAGG GTAAAGAAGAGAAAGAAGTTCAATTTGAGGTAAAGACTCATGGCCCCATGGTGGATGATGTCCCTGTTATCTTGATTGTGAATGCTTGTGCAACCCGGGACCTTCATGGTCATGTTATTGGGGTGTGCTTTGTAGCCCAAGATATGACTGTCCATAAGTTGGCGATGGACAAGTTTACTCGGGTTGAGAGAGACTACATGGCGATCATTCACAACCCAAACCCACTGATTCCTCCTATATTTGGTGCTGATGAATTTGGATGGTGCTCTGAGTGGAATGCTGCAATGACCAAGCTAACTGGGTGGCACAGAGATGAAATGCTTGATAAGATGCTTCTTGGTGAAGTGTTCAACAGTAGCAATGCCTCCTGCCGTTTGAAGAACAAAAATGCATTTGTAGGTCTTTGCGTTCTTGTCAATAGTGCACTAGCCGGCGAAGGATCAGAAAAGGCTCCATTTGGCTTTTTCGACCGAAGTGGGAAGTACATTGAGTGTCTTCTATCAGTGAACAGAAAAGAAAATGAGGATGGTCTCATCACTGGAGTATTCTGTTTTATTCATGTCGCTAGTCAGGAGCTGCAACATACACTACAGGTGCAGAAAGCTTCGGAGCAGAAGTCACTAAAAAGGCTGAAGGCTTTCTCCTACATGAGGCATGCAATCTCGAACCCTCTCTCAGGCATGCTTTACTCAAGGAAAGCACTGAAGAACACAGGTTTAAATGAAGAACAGATGAAGCAGATCCATGTCGCAGATAATTGTCACAACCAGCTAAACAAGATACTCATGGACTTGGATCAAGATAACATCACCGAAAA ATGTAGCTGCTTGGATTTGGAGATGGCTGAATTTGTGTTGCAAGATGTGGTGATGGCTGCTGTAAGTCAAGTACTGCTAGCCTGCAAGGGAAAAGGGATCACAGTCTCTTGCAACATGCCAGAGATATTTCTGAAGCAATTAGTCTACGGAGATGGTGTTCGACTCCAGCAGATTCTCTCTGATGTCCTATTTGTTGCAGTGAAGTTCTCCCCCGTTGGAGGTTCTGTTGGGATTTCTTCCAAGCTGACAAAGAAAAGCATCAAAGGAAATCTTCATCTTATTGACCTTGAAATCAG GATCAAGTACCAGGGATTAGGAGTCCCAGCAGAGCTAATGTCCCAAATGTTTGAGGAGGACAGCAAGGAGAAGTCAGAGGAGGGCCTGGCCCTCCTAGTATCTAGAAACCTGTTGAGTCTCATGAATGGCGATGTACGCCATCTAAGGGAAGCTGACGTGTCAACCTTCATCCTCACCTTCGAACTTGGAATGGGACAATGA